In the Mycoplasma zalophi genome, one interval contains:
- the ftsH gene encoding ATP-dependent zinc metalloprotease FtsH, with product MKNNKDNDNNKKPNSFWNSKATKWMISFIIIAIIIAIILVIVFVRKDYTEKKDIYFLQQQVLRAASDVTDNIYITKFIDDGYTGRFAITMVDGNTTNSFYVYAMPWQKEEFYKSVSYLSKSNDLIKAALISPTGDNGVLEGVQSPSNNASSWIRMIPSAIVTLIMIIFFFFIFKSSGQISGITQSKSQAIRVESKVKFSDIAGNEEAKEEVMELVDYLKNPKKYSAAGARIPKGILLGGPPGTGKTLLAKATAGEAKVPFLFISASSFVELFVGMGAKRVREMFREARKSSPAIIFIDELDAVGRSRGAGIGGGNDEREQTLNQLLVEMDGITENSGILIMAATNRTDVLDPALLRPGRFDRTITVGLPDVKEREAILKLHARGKRIDKTINFAQVAKRTPGFSGAQLENVVNEASLLSVREKTGVITIEQIDEAIDRVMSGPAKKSRTISKEENIAVAYHEAGHAVVGIKIKGGNKVQKITIIPRGNAGGYNLMMPEEEKYNRSKKDLLAIITSFMGGRAAERLIYGEDNISTGASDDISKATQIARRMVTEWGMSELGPIKYEEDSSNPFLGRDYAKNASFSSKVGQEIDLAVRKIIMEADKKAQEILEQNRELLELIKEALVIKETIVAEEIEYISTHMQLPPQVLDDKQKYGGSEETKELDFDSLINEVKKENSVTPQENNKENLDTSSNEEN from the coding sequence ATGAAAAATAATAAAGACAATGATAATAATAAAAAACCAAATTCATTTTGAAATTCTAAAGCAACAAAATGAATGATTTCATTTATTATTATTGCAATAATTATCGCAATTATTTTAGTTATTGTTTTTGTAAGAAAAGATTATACTGAGAAAAAAGATATTTACTTCCTACAACAACAAGTGTTAAGAGCAGCAAGTGATGTGACTGATAACATTTACATAACCAAATTTATTGATGATGGTTATACAGGACGTTTTGCAATAACAATGGTTGATGGTAATACAACAAACAGTTTTTATGTTTATGCAATGCCTTGACAAAAAGAAGAATTTTATAAGTCAGTTTCATATTTATCAAAGAGTAATGACTTAATCAAAGCAGCATTAATATCACCAACTGGAGATAATGGAGTTTTAGAAGGTGTTCAATCTCCAAGCAATAATGCAAGTTCATGAATAAGAATGATTCCATCTGCTATAGTTACTCTTATTATGATTATTTTCTTCTTCTTTATTTTCAAAAGTTCAGGACAAATTTCTGGAATTACTCAATCTAAGAGTCAAGCAATTAGAGTTGAATCAAAAGTAAAATTCTCAGATATTGCTGGAAACGAAGAAGCTAAAGAAGAAGTAATGGAACTTGTAGATTACTTAAAAAACCCTAAAAAATATTCTGCAGCAGGAGCTAGAATTCCTAAAGGTATTTTACTTGGAGGTCCTCCAGGTACAGGGAAAACCTTATTAGCAAAAGCAACAGCTGGAGAAGCTAAAGTTCCATTTCTATTTATATCTGCATCAAGTTTTGTTGAATTATTTGTTGGTATGGGTGCTAAAAGAGTTAGAGAAATGTTTAGAGAAGCTCGTAAATCATCACCAGCAATTATATTTATTGACGAATTAGATGCTGTGGGAAGAAGTCGTGGAGCTGGTATTGGTGGTGGAAACGATGAAAGAGAACAAACACTTAACCAATTACTTGTTGAAATGGACGGTATAACTGAAAATAGTGGAATTTTAATTATGGCAGCTACAAACAGAACAGACGTTTTAGACCCTGCTTTATTAAGACCTGGACGTTTCGATAGAACTATAACAGTTGGATTACCTGATGTAAAAGAAAGAGAAGCAATTTTAAAACTTCACGCAAGAGGTAAAAGAATTGATAAGACAATTAATTTTGCTCAAGTAGCAAAAAGAACACCAGGATTTAGTGGTGCTCAACTAGAAAACGTTGTTAATGAAGCTTCATTATTAAGTGTTAGAGAAAAAACGGGTGTTATTACTATAGAACAAATTGACGAAGCAATTGATAGAGTAATGAGTGGTCCAGCTAAAAAATCTAGAACTATTTCAAAAGAAGAAAACATAGCAGTAGCTTACCATGAAGCAGGTCATGCAGTTGTAGGAATCAAGATTAAAGGTGGAAATAAAGTTCAAAAAATTACCATTATTCCTCGTGGAAATGCTGGTGGATATAATTTAATGATGCCTGAAGAAGAAAAATACAATCGTTCTAAGAAAGATCTTCTTGCAATTATTACTTCATTTATGGGAGGAAGAGCTGCAGAAAGATTAATTTATGGTGAAGATAATATTTCTACAGGAGCTAGTGATGATATTTCTAAAGCTACTCAAATAGCAAGAAGAATGGTTACTGAATGAGGTATGAGTGAACTTGGACCAATTAAATATGAAGAAGACTCATCAAATCCATTTTTAGGAAGAGATTATGCTAAAAATGCATCATTTAGTTCAAAAGTAGGACAAGAAATTGATTTAGCTGTTAGAAAAATCATTATGGAAGCAGACAAAAAAGCTCAAGAAATTCTTGAACAAAACCGTGAATTATTAGAACTAATTAAAGAGGCTCTTGTAATTAAAGAAACAATAGTTGCAGAAGAAATTGAATACATTTCAACACACATGCAACTACCTCCACAAGTTCTTGATGATAAACAAAAATATGGTGGAAGTGAAGAAACAAAAGAATTAGATTTTGATTCACTAATAAACGAGGTGAAGAAAGAAAATTCAGTAACTCCACAAGAAAACAACAAAGAAAATTTAGATACTTCAAGTAATGAAGAAAATTAA
- the tilS gene encoding tRNA lysidine(34) synthetase TilS: protein MEETLLLAVSGGPDSVFMLDRYKKRNIVVAFVNYNKRSDSWKDEMIVTDFCKKYNIPMHIFSVADDFEYEGNFQDIAREQRYDFFKEIYDQYNCSKLLIAHHKDDWLETAIMQKTSNRHVLYYGIKQRNVLNGMNIYRPFVHRYWKDEIEQKLKEKNIKYAIDYTNALNVYTRNKIRNKLKLLTKDEKQKLIEIFRFSNKKFTYTSRVVEKEIKFWREQEFSCEEKVLLKIRYPQYVLFYLLHDNFKDIKISWNKLSSIWMFIISQTNRTSKYLLKNDIYLYKKKHKLILN, encoded by the coding sequence ATGGAAGAAACTTTACTTTTAGCAGTTAGTGGTGGCCCTGATAGCGTGTTTATGTTAGATAGGTATAAAAAACGCAATATCGTTGTTGCTTTTGTTAATTACAATAAAAGAAGTGATTCATGAAAAGATGAGATGATTGTTACTGATTTTTGCAAAAAATACAACATACCAATGCATATTTTCAGTGTAGCAGATGATTTTGAATATGAAGGTAATTTTCAGGATATTGCAAGAGAACAAAGATATGATTTCTTTAAAGAAATATATGATCAATATAATTGTTCAAAACTACTTATAGCTCATCATAAAGATGATTGATTAGAAACGGCTATTATGCAAAAAACATCAAATAGACATGTTCTTTATTATGGTATAAAACAAAGAAATGTACTTAATGGAATGAATATTTATCGTCCATTTGTTCATAGATATTGAAAAGACGAAATTGAGCAAAAATTAAAAGAAAAAAATATTAAATATGCAATAGATTACACCAATGCATTAAATGTATATACAAGAAATAAAATAAGAAACAAATTAAAATTGTTAACAAAAGATGAAAAACAAAAATTAATAGAAATTTTTCGTTTTTCTAACAAAAAATTTACTTATACTAGTAGAGTAGTAGAAAAAGAAATTAAATTTTGAAGAGAACAAGAATTTAGCTGTGAAGAAAAAGTACTTTTAAAAATTAGATATCCTCAGTATGTTTTATTTTATTTACTTCATGATAACTTCAAAGATATTAAAATTTCATGAAATAAACTTTCTTCAATATGAATGTTTATTATTTCACAAACCAATAGAACAAGTAAATATTTATTAAAAAATGACATTTATTTATATAAAAAGAAACATAAACTTATTTTAAATTAA
- the pth gene encoding aminoacyl-tRNA hydrolase — translation MKLIIGLGNPGEIYENTRHNIGFMVVDSLVKKLELENSWKEKFKGEFVKGDDFIIAKPLTYMNLSGDFVQQIVQFFKISTNDIIVVYDDMDHAIGKAVVKTTGSAGGHNGMADIINKLNTKDLKRLKIGIGRPTYNTKDFVLGKIPAADQETFNKTINRSVEFLETFLFNDIRFAITQFNTQTE, via the coding sequence ATGAAACTAATTATTGGATTAGGTAATCCTGGTGAAATTTATGAAAACACAAGACATAATATAGGTTTTATGGTTGTAGATAGTTTAGTAAAAAAACTAGAATTAGAAAATTCTTGAAAAGAAAAATTTAAAGGTGAATTTGTTAAGGGTGATGATTTTATTATTGCAAAACCCTTAACATATATGAATTTAAGTGGTGATTTTGTTCAACAAATTGTACAATTTTTTAAAATTTCCACAAATGATATTATTGTTGTTTATGACGATATGGATCATGCAATCGGTAAAGCTGTTGTGAAAACAACCGGTTCTGCTGGTGGACATAATGGTATGGCTGATATAATCAATAAATTAAATACAAAAGACCTAAAACGATTAAAAATCGGAATCGGTAGACCAACTTATAATACAAAAGATTTTGTTTTGGGTAAAATTCCTGCCGCTGATCAAGAAACATTTAATAAAACAATAAATAGAAGTGTAGAGTTTTTAGAAACATTTTTATTTAATGATATTCGTTTTGCTATTACACAATTTAACACTCAGACAGAGTAA
- a CDS encoding AAA family ATPase, with protein MSTIVKGKFTKEIFLSNDGNFRLTGFSVSQIIEQDNNFVLNKFKSISLRTEKHTIEYNKIYKITLIDLKNPRYPSTYGIENIEETNDIDKAYILKFLSSSAYKGIGLIKAQQIIETYGVDVLDQIKDNKLTHEDLNISSETYENLCNDLKNNEAATKLRLFIYECGLSDTFYGKLIQACPASQFYKKYSENPWPLYFELENISFNDILKIAIKLNKEHLPERNQILLFDILNNYLFDSGNTKIPIANLLMEVRKKDSNLSQNDFFEALEKLIETKKIIKLNSLFVEPMWLFEQEKYIVLRLKYLLKNGDRNPIKIKTNKLDSVQKQAVELALKDPLSLITGAPGTGKTLVTNEIIKQLRKQYKEEEIAVVTPTGRATININKHNIIKASTIHSLLKWDTEGGHFGVREESLSIKVLIIDEFSMVSTDLFYYLLYALNRYDLKKIILVGDKDQLPAIGSGYLINDFIKNEITNTIYLEKNYRQNENFEIIEDAKKINDSQIPEFKGNRSSFIEVESNQLSNIIINKIQELHNKGYTKKDIAILSPIYRYQTGIDNLNEKIQDFYKTLENQKPYKVFSRTVYLNDKVINLENDPNKNIFNGEIGYIEKISQTNANSGQILFIFVVFEGGKTISYTPSEFVKKTMLAYCTSVHKYQGSESEIVLTVLFNEAKNLLSKKLIYTAITRAKSYSIIYGQKSALEIGIKNDKDSRRSTSIQKLWEKL; from the coding sequence ATGTCAACAATAGTTAAAGGAAAATTTACAAAAGAGATATTTTTATCAAATGATGGTAATTTTAGGTTAACTGGTTTTAGCGTTAGTCAAATTATTGAACAAGATAATAATTTTGTTTTAAATAAATTTAAAAGTATCTCTCTTCGTACTGAAAAACACACAATTGAATATAATAAAATCTACAAAATTACTTTAATTGATTTAAAAAACCCACGGTATCCAAGCACATATGGAATAGAAAATATTGAAGAAACTAACGATATAGATAAAGCTTATATTTTAAAATTTTTATCATCTAGTGCTTATAAAGGAATTGGTCTTATTAAAGCTCAACAAATTATAGAAACTTATGGTGTTGATGTTTTAGATCAAATTAAAGATAATAAATTAACTCATGAAGATTTAAATATTTCATCTGAAACATATGAAAATTTGTGTAATGATTTAAAAAATAATGAAGCTGCAACTAAATTGCGTTTGTTTATCTATGAGTGTGGACTAAGTGATACATTTTATGGGAAATTGATTCAAGCATGTCCAGCAAGTCAGTTTTATAAAAAATATTCAGAAAATCCATGGCCACTTTATTTTGAACTTGAAAATATTTCATTTAATGACATTTTAAAAATTGCCATTAAATTAAATAAAGAACATTTACCTGAACGAAATCAAATTCTTCTTTTTGACATTTTAAATAATTATTTATTTGATTCTGGTAATACAAAAATACCTATTGCTAATTTGCTGATGGAAGTAAGAAAAAAAGACTCAAATTTATCGCAAAATGATTTTTTTGAAGCTTTAGAAAAATTAATTGAAACAAAAAAAATCATAAAATTAAATAGTTTATTTGTTGAACCTATGTGACTATTTGAACAAGAAAAATATATAGTCTTAAGATTAAAATATTTATTAAAAAATGGTGATAGAAATCCAATTAAAATCAAGACAAATAAATTAGATAGCGTACAAAAGCAAGCAGTAGAATTAGCATTAAAAGACCCACTAAGTTTAATAACTGGAGCGCCAGGTACAGGTAAAACGCTAGTAACAAATGAAATTATTAAACAACTTAGAAAACAATATAAAGAAGAAGAAATAGCGGTTGTAACACCAACTGGTAGGGCGACAATAAATATAAATAAACACAATATTATAAAAGCATCGACGATTCACTCTTTATTAAAATGAGATACAGAAGGTGGACATTTTGGAGTAAGAGAAGAATCATTGAGCATTAAAGTCTTAATAATCGATGAATTTTCAATGGTATCTACTGATTTATTTTATTACTTGTTGTATGCATTAAATCGTTATGATCTTAAAAAAATTATATTAGTTGGAGATAAAGATCAATTACCAGCAATTGGCTCAGGTTATTTAATTAATGATTTTATAAAAAATGAAATTACTAACACAATATATCTTGAAAAAAACTATCGTCAAAATGAAAATTTTGAAATTATTGAAGATGCAAAAAAAATTAATGATTCACAAATTCCTGAATTTAAAGGAAATAGATCATCTTTTATTGAAGTTGAATCGAACCAACTTTCAAACATAATAATTAATAAAATTCAAGAGCTTCATAATAAAGGGTATACAAAAAAAGATATTGCAATTTTAAGTCCTATATATAGATATCAGACAGGAATTGATAATTTAAATGAAAAAATTCAAGATTTTTATAAAACATTAGAAAATCAAAAACCATATAAAGTTTTTAGTAGAACTGTTTATTTAAATGATAAAGTTATTAATTTAGAAAATGATCCAAATAAAAATATTTTTAATGGTGAAATTGGTTACATTGAAAAAATTTCTCAAACAAATGCAAATTCAGGACAAATTTTATTTATTTTTGTAGTTTTTGAAGGTGGAAAAACAATAAGTTATACACCATCTGAATTTGTTAAAAAAACAATGTTAGCATATTGTACGTCAGTACATAAATATCAGGGATCAGAAAGTGAAATAGTTTTAACTGTATTATTTAATGAAGCAAAAAATCTTTTAAGTAAAAAATTAATTTATACTGCAATAACTAGAGCAAAATCTTATTCTATTATTTATGGTCAAAAATCTGCACTGGAAATAGGAATAAAAAATGATAAAGATTCAAGAAGAAGCACTTCAATTCAAAAACTTTGAGAAAAATTGTAA
- the serS gene encoding serine--tRNA ligase has translation MLDLKWLLQNQDKAIEGLKNRNFDTNEVLKLIDLVTKRNKKTFEVEQLQAQRNQFSEEIGILKRNKKPVDEALEKVNEIKTLIEKESIELNSLNEQVEQLALSIPNIPYHDVPVGKSEDENVVINEYPTLGRGLVKNVKPHYEIAKDLDIVDFERSVKLAESRFVLYKKDGAKLVRALANFMLDTHINNDYEELMPAHLVNSKMLVGTGQLPKFKEDLYKLENEDLWLIPTAEVPVTNYHNQEIIDLSQTKKFVAYTKCFRSEAGSGGKDTRGLIRQHEFHKVELVKLSSNENVLQDFYDTVEDAKSILKLLEIPFRELSLCTGDIGFSSAKTIDLELWIPSEQKYRETSSISVFFDFQARRSMIRYRDNDNKIQYANTINGSGLAIDRVVAAILENYQNEDGTISIPKVLVPYFGKELIK, from the coding sequence ATGTTAGATCTAAAATGATTATTACAAAATCAAGATAAAGCAATAGAAGGTTTAAAAAACAGAAATTTTGACACAAATGAAGTACTAAAATTAATTGATCTTGTTACAAAAAGAAACAAAAAAACTTTTGAAGTAGAACAACTTCAAGCCCAAAGAAATCAATTTAGTGAAGAAATCGGTATTTTAAAAAGAAATAAAAAACCGGTTGATGAAGCTTTAGAAAAAGTAAATGAAATTAAAACATTAATTGAAAAAGAAAGTATTGAATTAAATTCTTTAAATGAACAAGTAGAGCAACTTGCTCTAAGTATTCCAAATATTCCTTATCATGATGTACCTGTTGGTAAAAGTGAAGATGAAAACGTTGTAATTAATGAATATCCAACACTGGGAAGAGGTTTAGTAAAAAATGTAAAACCTCACTACGAAATTGCAAAAGATTTAGATATAGTAGATTTTGAAAGATCAGTAAAATTAGCAGAAAGTCGTTTTGTTTTATACAAAAAAGATGGAGCTAAACTAGTTAGAGCACTTGCAAACTTTATGTTAGATACTCATATTAACAACGATTATGAAGAATTAATGCCAGCACATTTAGTTAATTCAAAAATGTTAGTTGGTACAGGTCAACTTCCTAAATTTAAAGAAGATTTATACAAATTAGAAAATGAAGACTTGTGATTAATACCTACTGCAGAAGTTCCTGTTACAAATTATCACAATCAAGAAATTATTGACTTATCACAAACTAAAAAATTTGTTGCATATACTAAATGTTTCCGTTCTGAAGCAGGAAGTGGTGGTAAAGATACTCGTGGATTAATTAGACAACATGAATTTCATAAAGTAGAACTTGTAAAATTATCAAGTAATGAAAATGTTTTACAAGATTTCTATGACACAGTCGAAGATGCTAAAAGCATTTTAAAATTATTAGAAATTCCTTTTAGAGAACTATCATTATGTACTGGTGATATTGGGTTTAGTTCAGCAAAAACAATTGACTTAGAATTATGAATTCCAAGTGAACAAAAATACCGTGAAACTTCTTCTATTTCTGTTTTCTTTGATTTTCAAGCTAGAAGATCAATGATTAGATACCGTGATAATGACAATAAAATTCAATATGCAAACACCATAAATGGTAGTGGACTTGCAATTGATCGTGTTGTGGCTGCTATTTTAGAAAATTATCAAAATGAAGATGGAACAATTTCAATTCCTAAAGTTTTAGTTCCATACTTTGGTAAAGAATTGATTAAATAA
- the rmuC gene encoding DNA recombination protein RmuC, protein MQLASIVLLILVLISVVVTFCYVFWEVKNIKIKVSNKNNDDNLLKENFNNLNTKVEQLKEEILKTSGGLTEKISNNISSNEKTIKDINNNVFQWKETFSNEFQSLNNNFNEIKEKILKDNTEQIEKLTNQVLDKLEHITKNFNNTIEGGLKDINKTFEEKLSKDINEKLNTHFSEIAKRMNELNGSLIKFETIQNSVMTLNKTFTNAKLYGQVGELNLENILNEIFGTSTELFKKQFNINPKNDNKVDFAVRIFDKNNESLWLPIDSKFNLELYRKYIDDQNYLNKKNLMDTIKQQAKSISEKYIVPNVTLDYAIMFLPSEGLHGFVYDNNELVEQLWRNFKIIPVGPSAIVSALNCAHLLYKQAQISKDAYKIIGYLENIKTNFQNLYKNLSYIKKYNQDSVDKIDIALKQADKFNRNVEDILGKKLVSDVKKIKVKSEESDDVE, encoded by the coding sequence ATGCAATTAGCCTCAATAGTACTACTTATATTAGTTTTAATTAGTGTTGTTGTCACATTTTGTTATGTTTTTTGAGAAGTTAAAAACATTAAGATAAAAGTTTCAAATAAAAATAATGATGATAATTTACTAAAAGAAAATTTCAATAATTTAAATACTAAAGTGGAACAATTAAAAGAAGAAATTTTAAAAACAAGCGGTGGATTAACTGAAAAAATTTCAAACAATATTTCTTCAAATGAAAAAACAATCAAAGATATTAATAATAATGTTTTTCAATGAAAAGAAACATTTAGCAATGAATTTCAAAGTCTTAACAATAATTTCAATGAAATAAAAGAAAAAATTTTAAAAGATAATACAGAACAAATTGAAAAACTTACAAATCAAGTTTTAGATAAATTAGAACACATTACAAAAAACTTCAACAACACAATTGAAGGTGGTTTAAAAGATATTAATAAAACTTTTGAAGAAAAATTATCAAAAGACATAAATGAAAAATTAAATACACATTTTTCAGAAATAGCAAAAAGAATGAACGAATTAAATGGTAGTTTAATTAAATTTGAAACCATTCAAAATTCAGTTATGACTTTAAATAAGACTTTCACAAACGCAAAATTGTATGGTCAAGTTGGTGAGCTTAACTTAGAAAATATTCTAAATGAAATTTTTGGAACTTCTACTGAACTTTTCAAAAAACAATTTAATATTAACCCAAAAAATGATAATAAAGTAGATTTTGCAGTCAGAATCTTTGATAAAAACAATGAGTCACTTTGACTTCCTATTGATTCAAAATTTAATTTAGAACTTTATAGAAAATATATCGATGATCAAAACTATTTAAATAAAAAGAATTTAATGGATACAATTAAGCAACAAGCTAAATCAATATCAGAAAAATATATAGTCCCAAATGTTACATTAGATTATGCTATTATGTTTTTACCTTCTGAAGGACTACATGGATTTGTATACGATAATAATGAATTAGTTGAACAATTATGAAGAAATTTTAAAATAATTCCTGTTGGGCCATCAGCAATAGTTTCAGCATTAAATTGTGCACACTTGTTGTATAAACAAGCACAAATATCAAAAGATGCTTACAAAATAATTGGATATTTAGAAAATATTAAAACTAATTTCCAAAATCTATATAAGAATTTAAGTTATATTAAAAAATACAATCAAGACTCAGTTGATAAAATAGATATAGCTCTAAAACAAGCAGATAAATTTAACAGAAATGTAGAAGATATTTTAGGAAAAAAACTAGTAAGCGATGTAAAAAAAATAAAAGTCAAATCTGAAGAATCAGATGATGTAGAATAA
- a CDS encoding thymidylate synthase → MKQYLDLLALVKTKGTKKDNRTNIGTISYFGTQTRYDLKKGFPLLTTKKMAWKSIVIELLWFLKGDTNIKYLVENNVNIWNEWPYENFKKSSEYNGETIKEFIQKIKESEDFANKFGNLGPVYGKQWRDFFGFDQIKKLVEDIKNNPFSRRHIISAWNPAEIDKMTLPPCHAFFQFYVNENKELSLQLYQRSGDLFLGVPFNIASYSLLLMMIAQVCDLKVGEFIHTIGDAHIYLNHLEQVNLQIQREPKKLPQVKLNPNVKSIFDFKFEDIKLEDYEFWPTIKAEVAV, encoded by the coding sequence ATGAAACAATATTTAGATCTTTTGGCCTTGGTAAAAACAAAAGGTACAAAAAAAGATAATAGAACAAATATAGGAACAATAAGTTATTTTGGAACACAAACAAGATATGATCTAAAAAAAGGATTTCCGCTTTTAACAACTAAAAAAATGGCGTGAAAATCAATTGTTATTGAATTACTTTGATTTTTAAAAGGTGATACAAACATTAAATATTTAGTAGAGAACAATGTAAACATATGAAATGAATGACCGTATGAAAATTTTAAAAAATCTTCAGAATATAATGGTGAAACAATTAAGGAATTTATACAAAAAATTAAAGAAAGTGAAGACTTTGCAAACAAATTTGGAAATCTTGGTCCTGTTTATGGAAAACAATGACGTGATTTTTTTGGATTTGATCAAATCAAAAAATTAGTAGAAGATATAAAAAACAATCCATTTTCAAGGAGACACATTATAAGTGCATGAAATCCAGCTGAAATTGATAAAATGACTTTACCACCTTGTCATGCATTTTTTCAATTTTATGTTAATGAAAATAAAGAACTTTCGCTACAACTATACCAAAGAAGTGGAGATTTATTTTTGGGTGTACCTTTTAATATAGCTTCTTATTCTTTACTTTTAATGATGATTGCACAAGTATGTGATTTAAAAGTTGGTGAATTTATTCACACAATAGGAGATGCTCATATTTATTTAAATCATTTAGAACAAGTTAATTTACAAATTCAAAGAGAACCTAAAAAATTACCACAAGTTAAGTTAAATCCAAATGTCAAGAGTATATTTGATTTTAAATTTGAAGATATAAAATTAGAAGACTATGAATTTTGACCAACTATAAAAGCGGAGGTAGCTGTGTAA
- a CDS encoding dihydrofolate reductase, whose protein sequence is MIKLIVAMDKNNLIGNGTKLPWKIPEELKHFKQTTLNHTLIFGKNTFLSLPPLSSRKIFVLSDVEINKADKTINNEQQLFNLFNEYKNSKETLFIAGGKFVYEHYYQYADKLIISRIKKSFEGDVYLNLDLSNYEITKKDEHEKFVVEYWNKKINAKL, encoded by the coding sequence ATGATTAAATTAATTGTTGCAATGGATAAAAATAATTTGATTGGAAATGGCACAAAACTTCCTTGAAAAATACCAGAAGAATTGAAACATTTTAAACAAACAACACTCAATCACACACTGATTTTTGGTAAAAATACTTTTCTTTCTTTACCTCCATTATCATCCAGAAAAATATTTGTTTTATCTGATGTAGAAATAAATAAAGCAGATAAAACAATAAACAATGAACAACAACTTTTTAACTTATTTAATGAATATAAAAATAGCAAAGAAACTTTATTTATTGCTGGTGGAAAATTTGTTTATGAACATTATTATCAATATGCAGATAAATTAATTATTTCTAGAATAAAAAAGAGTTTTGAAGGTGATGTATATTTAAATTTAGATTTAAGTAATTACGAAATTACAAAAAAAGATGAACACGAAAAATTTGTTGTTGAGTATTGAAATAAAAAAATTAATGCAAAGTTATAA
- the rplK gene encoding 50S ribosomal protein L11, with product MAKELVRIAKLQFNAGQAKPGPALAGLGIVMPEFTKQFNDATRDRGSEPVPVKIWVYKDKSFDFKIFTSPASYKLKEAAKINTGAHNSKKEVVATITVDQLKQIAEYKLPDLNTDDLEAAMKQIAGTAKNMGIKIEGYPAEEGVN from the coding sequence ATGGCTAAAGAATTAGTAAGAATTGCTAAACTACAATTTAATGCCGGACAAGCAAAACCTGGTCCAGCATTAGCTGGTTTAGGAATTGTAATGCCTGAATTCACAAAACAATTTAATGATGCAACAAGAGATAGAGGAAGTGAACCTGTCCCTGTTAAAATTTGAGTATATAAAGACAAATCATTTGATTTTAAAATCTTTACTTCACCAGCTTCATACAAATTAAAAGAAGCAGCTAAAATCAACACAGGAGCACATAATTCTAAAAAAGAAGTTGTTGCAACAATAACAGTTGATCAATTAAAACAAATAGCAGAATACAAATTACCAGACTTAAACACTGATGATTTAGAAGCAGCAATGAAACAAATAGCAGGAACAGCAAAAAATATGGGAATTAAAATCGAAGGTTACCCTGCAGAAGAAGGAGTTAACTAA
- the rplA gene encoding 50S ribosomal protein L1: MKKISKNLQKARALVDKNAVYSLEEAIELAKKASYAKFDASIDLAIKLNIDTRKADQQLRGAVVLPHGTGKTVKVLVATDDVTAQQQAKEAGADYVYSASELPEVLNQDKYDFDVIVADPKIMAVLGKYGKKLGPKGLMPNPKTGTVTMTPGKTVEELKKGKANYRAEKAGIIHSLIGKASMSTKDLAENAQTLISTIKRLKPAAVKGTYMLNLTVSATMGPSVKIKID, from the coding sequence ATGAAAAAAATTTCAAAAAACTTACAAAAAGCAAGAGCTTTAGTAGATAAAAATGCTGTTTATTCATTAGAAGAAGCTATTGAATTAGCTAAAAAAGCTTCATATGCAAAATTCGATGCTTCAATCGATCTTGCTATCAAATTAAATATTGATACACGTAAAGCTGATCAACAATTACGTGGAGCTGTTGTACTTCCACACGGAACAGGTAAAACAGTTAAAGTTTTAGTAGCAACAGATGATGTTACTGCTCAACAACAAGCAAAAGAAGCAGGTGCAGATTATGTTTATTCAGCATCTGAACTTCCTGAAGTTTTAAATCAAGATAAATATGATTTTGATGTTATAGTAGCTGATCCAAAAATAATGGCAGTTTTAGGAAAATATGGTAAAAAGTTAGGACCAAAAGGATTAATGCCCAACCCTAAAACAGGTACTGTAACAATGACACCAGGTAAAACAGTTGAAGAACTTAAAAAAGGTAAAGCAAATTACCGTGCAGAAAAAGCTGGAATTATTCACTCATTAATCGGTAAAGCATCAATGTCTACAAAAGATTTAGCAGAAAATGCTCAAACATTAATTAGTACAATTAAACGTTTAAAACCAGCAGCTGTAAAAGGAACATATATGTTAAACTTAACAGTTTCTGCTACAATGGGTCCATCAGTAAAAATTAAAATTGATTAA